One Heyndrickxia oleronia genomic window, ATAAATTGTTCAGTTAGAATTGGGGAAACTTGTTGGTCGATCATTGCATGTAGAAGATCATAAACTCTTTCCGTAATATGTATAGCTAACTGATCATTATTAATTATTTTTTCATCATAAGCTTTAACCCTTAAATAGCCTCTTAATATGGAAAGAAATAAAATATATCCTTCAGGAATATATGGACGTACCTTTTCTCCAAATTCCTCTAGTAATAACAATTTCAACCAATTAAATGAATGTTCATGTAAATGGATAAATATTTGTTTAACTTTTTTTGAGAATATTTGTTCTTGATGGATCATGGAAAAGAACTCATTATATTGATAACGTTCATTTAATAATACTCTCAATAATTTTGAAAACTTTTCCTTAGGGGTTAAATCTTCCTCAAACGCTTCCCCCATTTTAGTTACAACATGTTCAATATAATAACGAATAATAGAATATAATAAATCATCCTTTGAGGAAAAATAGGTATAAATCGTCCCTTTTGAGACATTGCTTGCATCTGCAATTTCTTGCATTGATGCAGCATGAAACCCCTTTTCAGAAAATAATACGGTTGCTGTTTGGATAATTTTTGTTTTTTTATCTTTATATTTATCTCTCATATCATTTCACCCTTTAATTTATTCTAACAGAAAATAATCATTTCTCATATTTACATATTTTCCACGGAGCTCATGAATACCTAAAATTGACCCATTGGTTATTGACTGCTTAGTCGAAATTGATTCTTTGTAGTGGTATCCGACAAAAAATGCAAATTGAAGCCAGTTATTAATTCCATTTTCAAGAAATTTTCTTCTTGATAATAAGG contains:
- a CDS encoding TetR/AcrR family transcriptional regulator, translating into MRDKYKDKKTKIIQTATVLFSEKGFHAASMQEIADASNVSKGTIYTYFSSKDDLLYSIIRYYIEHVVTKMGEAFEEDLTPKEKFSKLLRVLLNERYQYNEFFSMIHQEQIFSKKVKQIFIHLHEHSFNWLKLLLLEEFGEKVRPYIPEGYILFLSILRGYLRVKAYDEKIINNDQLAIHITERVYDLLHAMIDQQVSPILTEQFMHEIHDSFENTRNNDSLEKILKEMTLIVQSLSLSIRETKELLSSIDFLYAEFKKKDPQIFLIKGVLANFSQIKEIAPYRIQIEKFLGL